GAAACCTCCAACCTGAAGGCTCATGAGACCTCCTGAGGAAAAGAACGCAGGTGAGCCCggatttctgcctcccagaaaCTGCGAGATGATGATCGCAAGGAGTTTACAGCTGGGAAGTCTGTGGAAATGTGTCACACGGCGTTAGATACCCAAGGCACCATCTGCAATTACTCTTCCAATGGCAGAAGCTGCAGACAACAGCTTTGGGATGCTGGGAGGATTTCTGTGCATGTTAACTTCCAGGAGAGACTTAGTGTAGAGATAAACcctggagtaaatggaaagagaGCATTGCAGCAAGTCTATGCATGAAGCACTGGCCTATGTGATACGGCGATTTACAAGTCCACTAtgtattatgtaatattataGAATACCCCTCTTTTCTGTGGCTCTTGTCAATTTTTTGTATCTCTGAATGatgaactctgcacttggcaAACAGTTCCTGGCATGCGAATGTAAATGTTGAAGGCACTGATCCAGCCTCTCCTTTCCTTTAAGTTTTCACTCTTTATCACCAGACATCAACTATCCGTTTGAGTTTGGCACTGGAGATGTTGACCTGAGCTGACCTCGTGGGCATAGTTTTTTCATTGGAGGGAGCTTTCACCCTAAAAATGGCATCCCTCTAGCAAGGAGTCATGTGTCTTGAATCCTCGTTTCGGCTCAAATCCTGCCTTGGGGTGCTCTTGGCTGAGGAAAAGTCCTCCTTTGCTGCCTTTGAAATGTTTGTAAAGCCCCGAGGCCCCCCAGCCTGGCCTGTTTCCCTTGGGGGGCTTCCCCATGGGCAGGACATGCTGTGTGCTTCTCATGCCTGGCGGGGTTGCTCATGCAGGCCCAGGTGAAGTGATGGGTGATGGAGTCTGGGAAGGAGGGTGCAGGTCcgtatgcttcctgccctggtaCTCCACAATTCTCCTTGGGACTCAAGTGGCCCCAAATATTGGCATGCACCAGGAAGGATCCCAGAACAACTTGGCTGGCCCCAGGGTCTAACTCGTGGGCTTCACGGTAGTGAGGGCTGGACAGTCACACTCCCAAGGCAGTCCAGCAAGGCCCAGCAGAGGGGTGGGTGGTAGGATGGCAGGGCTTGCAGGTCACAGCATTCTGATGGATCAGGGGCCAACCCGAGCAGGGCTGCTGTGTGGGCCCATATTCACAGGCATTGCTATGGCTTTAGCCACACATGCTCCATGTGTGAGCATCAGGAAGCCCCTCTCCTTTAGGGAAGATGGACAGTTACCCGAGCAGGGCCATGTGGGGTAAATCACAATGGTGGTTGTGaagttttttcagagacaagatgCTGTGGCCACAACACATGTGGAATTCCACTGCAGGAACACCCAGTGCCACGTTAAAAGACACGTGAGTTTGGAGTGTATGTGGGTGTTGGCTTagtggtttctctccatcttctttgtctacttttctctttctcctcctgcttGCCATGAGCCTGAGGGCAGggcctgaatccagcagcaccagAACCCAGGTGGCCTGGCTCTCAAATAATTGGAAAAGAAAGCTGGGTGGAAATATGGAGGACAATGGTAAAGGCCTGGATTACAATTGAGTGTTTACAGATCTGAAGTGGCCTGTGTCCAGGTGCTGAACTTAGTCCATCCTATGCAGCTCAGTGGTTCCAGACGTCAGCCACTCCCAATCCCTGTCCTGCTTGCCTGCAGACACCAGGCTCCCTGCAAGGCCCTTTCCCTCTGCCCTTGATCTAAGGGCATTCATGCCTCCCTGCTCTGTTCGGACACTATCCTGCACAGAACACAGCTAAGCACACGCTTACTATAAGAGTCAAGCTGCATTTCTCCCCAGCCCCAATTCTGGCCCTCACTCCTCTTTCTGGTTTCCTCTCTCCAACCTCTGAGCCTCTGCACTGCTTTTCCTCTTGTCGAGCACACCCTTCCCTCCATTCCACACATTACAATCTTACTCACACATCAAGCCTGAGTACAGGAGGATGGGCCTGACCACTCGGTGAGTTCCCACTCCTCTGAATTCCTGTGTTATTAGATGAGCAGCCCTCTGATTTTGTCCTCAGTTGTAGTTGGACATGACTGATTTAAGCAGCAGAGGCATTTGTCTAGCTTCATCTCTAGACTTCAGTCTCCCTGAAGACAGTGAGCAAATGTTGTGCATCTTCAATGTGTCCCTGCAGTTTGCATGGTGTTGGCAAATAACCGAGCCTGGCATCTGCAGTgaggtggatgggtggacaggtcTAACATGAACCCCAACAAGAGGGAGAAGACAGGCAGGAAAGTGGCGAGGATGCAAAACAGAGAAAAGCTCAGGGTGAAAAATACTATCTAGGTGGGGGTGCTGGGGCTGCAGATCCTAGAGTTTCTCAAAGGCAACTCGATGTTTTGTAATTACATCCAGTCTCCAGCACCACTATGCAGCCTCAGCATGTGTGCTGTCCAAGCAACTCCACCCCTGGGGGAAGACGGGTGCCTCCTTCAGAGGGTGTCCGCAGGAGGACGTCAGGACCCTGGGGGAAGACGGGTGCCTCCTTCAGAGGGTGTCCGTAGGAGGACGTCAGGACCCTGGGGGAAGACGGGTGCCTCCTTCAGAGGGTGTCCGCAGGAGGACGTCAGGACCCTGGGGGAAGATGGGTGCCTCCTTCAGAGGGTGTCCGCAGGAGGACGTCAGGACCCTGGGGGAAGACGGGTGCCTCCTTCAGAGGGTGTCCGCAGGAGGACGTCAGGACTCTGTGGGGCCTGTGGGTGGCCTGGTATCTGGGGTCTGGGAGTCGTGCTTGGCAGCAATCAGATGATGCCTGGAATCCTGGGCtggcctcctccctgtctcctaaGAGCTCCATGGAACTTGGTCTCCCATTAAGTGGTTTTTGACCCCAGTTTTCCTGATTCTCAGATTCATCTGGCATGAAAGCCAGATAGCTTTACTGCATTCTGAGGCTTTTTTTCCCACTGACAGTGAGTTTATAGGAGTGCTTCTGTGccgctattttattttttacaggaaAGTATGAGTGACGCCTGGGGGACGTTCACTTtctgcagaaattaaaaaaaaataaaaatggccttgctgaggaaattaaatttacattcaagtgctatttctttactgcactgggaacaagcatttcaagCAATTTCAACCCTGCTGGACCGCATCAAGTGAGGGCCGGGATGGAAAAGCGGCCGTGCCGAGGTGCCCCGGAAGCAGCCTCCGGAGTGTGCCTCAGAGTTTCTGGCCATTTCAGCTAAGACTTTTCTTCTGACAGActagaagtgaaaaaaagaattatttacttTGCTGGGAAATGTGACAAAAGGTTAAAATTCTACtagttcataaaatatttgaagctaactttgtttttataaataaaattgtatttacaatTTAAGTTTTAGTTCTCATCCTTGCTGTTATAAAAGTTATTCTAAGTTATGTCAGTCTTTGAGGGTAAATGTAGAGTATTTAAAATagcttatatttggaaaactgaacGGTGTTTGTTGTCATGATTTTACTTTGTTCTTGACCACATTGGTCCCAGAGAAAGTCAAGGTCTTCACCCACGGATTCAAGATTCTTGTGGCAgctgctgaattcttttccaacaATGCTTGGGCCTCATCAGCGTCATGTTTGTGCACTACCCCAGCCCCAACCACAGACATGGGCAGGAGGAACAGAGCTCTACCGTGTAGCGTCACTGCCAGTAAGAGTCTGGCTCTCCCATGAAGCATTACTCTTCCTCTGCATGTATCTTAGAATTTCAAAAGCCATTTGGCCTCCATTTCTTTAGATTGTGGATAAGATCCATAAACTTGTACTGGGGTCACTGTTCCTCCAGCCTCTTTAGCACGTATCTGCAGTCTCATTTCCAGGCTGTTTCCTCTACGGGCCACTGCCTGCAGAATTCCCAGATGAATCCATTGCCCATTCCCTGTAGCCACATCTCCAAATCCACAGCCGTTCTCAGCAGCTGCCTGCACACTCACATCCCAGAGGTCAAGTTGCCACAGCTGGTGTGTGTTTCCAGCCACTAGGCAACCCCAGGTCTTCATCTGAGCACCCAGGGCCAgaagtctcaccctgtccccCATACCATCCCTTCCCAGCCAGCCacagtttccttccttctgttgctCACACAGTGCTCTCAGCCCCAGATGCCCTTCCTGACACTTCCTCCCAAGGAAACCCAAGTCATCCATCAGGGTCCACCCAAATGTCCACACCCTCTGGTAGCCTGCCCAGCCCCAGAGGCTCCCCTGAGCTCCCTTCCCCCAttagagcctacagaggcagtgcTGCCCAGCAGACATCTCGGCTGGGAGTCAAACAGAGCAAGGTTATTTTGGTCCCTCTCTCCACTCTATGTGACCCTGAAATGTGCCCTGGCCTTAGGAAACATTCAGCTACATCAGAGAACGTGAGTATGCATGTGGTTTGTATAACACAGGCAAGACATGGTTTTTAGATATGTTCAGAATAGATAGTTACAGAGAACAGGTATGTTACATGTGGGAAGGAAGAGACACAAGGGCCAAGAGATACTTAATATGCATGAGGCTCCTGGGCACTAAATGTTCAATTCACAATGTGCCTTTATACAAGAGACACCTAAACATGCAGAACCATGGGGCCTTTGTTCTCCACCATTCCTGGTGCCCATTCTGGTCCCATGCGTCCTCTGCCCAAGAAACACGTAGAACCCATGGCAGTGCAACAGCTGCTTCTTGGCAACTCCACCATGATCAGGCACACTTGTCCCATGTCTGTCCCGTTGAGCCGGTGTGTGTCATAAGCCCTTCAGCTGTGAGCACTCTTGCCCAGACCTCGGCTCTGGTCCTTGTGGCCACACCTGAGTGGGTGAGGTTGActagcagagaaagaagagaaccgATGAATGTTGACAGCACAGGAATCAGGTCATACGGCCCTCCCATCTCCTTCCCTCAGCTTCTTGCTGTGTTTTGCGAATGGATTTTATAAACCTGTGATTCGAGCATCCTCAGTTGCTTCTCGAGCCTTTCCGCTCCATGAACTCTGGGACAGCTTGCCTGGTACTGCAActggaggacatcattgcatCCAGAGAGCTTCCCACATGACAGTCTGTGAGCAAGGGACTTCGCCTCCCTGGATGGtggttttcttttatgtaaaagaTGTGATCGTAGTCTCTATTTCTCAAGGGTGCTGTGAGAAACATGCAGAATAAGGCCACGTGAAAGTGTGTGGCAGGTAGCGGATGCTCAGTAACGTGAAGCCTGCCCTTCCCGtagcctttctcttcctccactgGGTCTAGACTTCACATTGTCCCATGGTTCGAGATCCTTGGTTCATCCCGAGTCTTATCATCATCCCAGAAGCTTGGAGGGAGCTCCTGGGGAAATCCAGCTTCACGGTCCCACACTGATCACTTCCCCTGGGCATGGCCTGGTAAATGCAGCTCAGATCCGCTCCCCAGGCAAGTCAAGGAAGTTGCTGCCCAGAAACCAAGTGAGGACATTTACAAGaaccggcagcagcagcagcagcagcaacagcagcagcagcagcagcagaagaagaagaagaaaaagaagaagaagaagaagaagaagaagaagaagaagaagaagaagaagaagaagaagaagaagaagaaactggatttgctttttcaccagaggATCCAGATTTCCCTGTGGCCTCgcaaacaaaaaggaaggaagaaggagcagcACAGTCATCCCTTTGTGAAAAAGGCATTCAAGTAACTGAGTGACTCAGCAAGCCTGGGTCTTGGGGCAATTACGAATACCTGGTTGAAGGGCAGTCCTCAGGCAGAGCCCCTGAGACCTGTTGAACTCTAGAGTGTGGGAGCAGAGGAGATTCAGGGCCTGCCCAGGGGCAGTGTCCACAGGGGCAGAGTGCCCCCAGGACTCGCCCTGGCTCAGTTAAGGACTCCCCTCAGGATCTGCAGAGGTGCAAGGCAGGGTGCATCTCTGCCTGGACTGAGCTGGAAATGCAGCCGTGTGGCTGAAGTGGCCACTTCCTGCTTTCTGTAAAGCAGCCACAGGGACCTGTGAACAGGTAAGACCCTTACTCTTGATTACTGAAGAACTAGAACCCAGGCTCCCTTGACCTTCTCTCCAAAAACCCAGATGACACGAGGACCCTCTCCCAGCTGAAGGGGCAGATTCATGCTTTAGAGTGTGGGGAGTCAGCTTGGGGGCACGTGAGTGTTTAGCTTAGGTGTGGGCCTCACAAAAGAGTCAAAACAAGTCAGCCAGGACTCCAGCAGCCTTCATTGTGTGAGAGATGCCAGCACTGTGGCCACAGCCTGACAGCTGCGCAAGCCACATAATGTGTGGGGCCGAGTGGAAAacgtggggttttttttgttgttgttcaaaatCATGAGCTTCCAGGGGCGGCAGCAGAACCTTAAACTGCTCTGAGGCCCTTCTGAGCACAGGACTTGGTATGACTGCACAGGGATACCTGGCAGGCCAAGTGCAGGGACAGAGCAATCTGCCCAGAGGCCAGCAGGTCCCCAGTCAGTGTCTGGCACCAGCTCCCTTCATGACCTGGGCTGGCTCCGTTTCACGGGACTCCCAAGGCTGGAGGCTTCCCCGGAACACCATGCTCAGGGATTTCCCAACAGGAGCAGCCTCTGGCTTCAGATCTGTCCTTGTTTGACTCATAAATTATCACTCAGACTGAGAAAATTAACACTCAGTGATTCCTGAAAGGGTGCCCAGTGCAATAGATAATTTTCAAAGTGAGTTCATCGGGGATTTAATAGCCAGGCAATGTCCATTAAAACAGCGACAAAcatggggagaaaaggaaaagttccAACTGGAAACTCATGCTGGCTTGACAGTTGTTCTCAGGGAGCAGAACAGAAGTGGGCATTTTCATTCTGGTTACACCATCAGCGATACCTCCACGGAGCCTCTCAGCTGGTTCCTCCTGGGTCTGGGCCACAGGCCTCCCAGTATTGCCGGTCTCGGAAGACATCTGTGGGCAGGTTCTGTAGAGGGAATCTGAGGCTGTGTGGGATGAGCTGCAGGACCCCCTGTGGGGAAAGGCAGGAGGCAGCACCAGCTCCTTCACCAGGACCTGAGGGTACTGTGGCTCATCAGGGGCCATCGAGGACATGGAGACCCTGCACAGTGTTTGAGGAGTCCTGCTACATCAGTTTATTCTGGTTTAGGTGGTTGAGGGGAGACTCAGTGAAGTCTTGGGGGTTCAGGGCTACACTGCCAGCCTCTGGGACAGCAGCCCCAGTGTCCCCCAACCCAGGCCTTGCTCCTCCCTGCTGATGAATGCCCAGTCTGCTCCCAGATGCACATGTGTCCTGAAGACACCCGGTTCTCATGCTCTTCTCTGCAGCACCTGAATTGGGCATTCCTGGGTAAAGCAGTTTAAGTTACTTTCACTTTTATCCACCTTGTTTCCGTTATTTCAACCATGCATGTCCCTTGTGTATGTAGGATAAAGGTGTCTAAGAATAAAGGTCCATGATTTaaagttttttcctcttctttccctgtcCTGACCACCTGATCATAAGCTTGTAGAAATAAATTGTGTCTCATGTTGTGTATCTTTTGATGCATCTAGAGAGAtggttatattcatataaataaacgGGCACATCCAGCATATTATTTCTAGTTGTCGTCTGCTAATAAGTTTACATCTGGTAAATGCCAGTGTTTCTTCAAATGGCTGCATTGCACATGAGTCAATCTGTGTGACAAAGAAAGTGGCAGGTTTTGTACAGCCTTTGTAAAGACATTCTTCAATGctgccttttaaaatagaaatgttaaatcCTGTAACTAATCAACCTATGCCTTGTTAGAGGGCTGACATTTTCAATAATTCCTTTACAAAGGGTAGTGAGATGCATCAGATCCCCCAGTGGCCCCAAGTAGGGACAGTGACAGTCAGCAGTTCTTTACAGACACCTGCTCCGTGGCAGGTTCTCTGCCGGCCCTGGCTGCGGGCGCCCTCATCTAACAAGATGCTTCTGTCCATGGGTGGAGGACAAAGGCCTATGGGCTTGGGGAGCGAGTTCTTTCGTCTCCTACATGACCTTCATCTGCTCGCGTTTCCCACGAAGTGCATCTGGGTTGGAAGGAGATGGTGGTTTCCCACGGAAGTCTGGTCCCTAAGTGACGCCTCTGCTGCCTACATCAAAATCTCCCTGGCTTGCTCCACAATGGTCCCGTCACGTGGTGCAGACTCAGGCGCAGTCTTGTGTGTGCAGAGGCAGGCTTGGTCTAGTGTGCTCTTGATCATGCACCTAGTCACATCTGTTCTACAGTGTTGCATTCTAATTTCCATGCACATCTTTGCATAGGCGTGTTCCCATTGTTCCCATGCCAATAAGTGGTGTGCAAGGTTCCAGAGTGCGCCAGTATTTCTTTAGTCGGTGTCATGCTGTTGGATATTCAGGTTTTTTAACCTAGTGTAAATaacattcacatttctaaaaaccaGAAGAGTGTTTGTGATTAACATATCATCTTAGTGGATATTAAATTGCTGcatctgatttcatttctctttcccaaataAAGAGTCAGTTGTGTGGGCTAGTCTCATTCTGAAACTGCACACTCCCATCCCAGAGGTAGAAAGCGAGATCTCCTGCCTGCATTTCATGgagcatgtgattatggaggtgtCCAGTCCCAGCAAACAGACCccacattcttttccttcagtGACTCAGACGCAATATGTGGAGAGTCCCAGACAGTATCGCTCCCTCACGTTCATTAACCTCCAGAGATTAAACATCACCTGATACACAGAACTGTGGGTTCCCCGTTTGGCTAAGCATCAGGTGCAGCCAGGTTCTTACCTAGGTGCACGTGACAAGGTGCTGCCAGATGCCACCAGCGCAGACAGTCAGTGAGCCCACCTCATCAGAGGGCACATGAGAtccccaaatgagaaagaactctAAGGAGCCGAAATCTGCCAAGATGGGTACATTAAAGCTTGCAACTTTGCACGTGAGCGCACCCTCAGACTCAGCCAGTTTATTCTCCTTTGCAGTCCATTCTGAAAAGTCCAGCCAGATGATGGCTAAAGAGTagagaatggaaggtggaaggcgGTTGCTGCTTGCAGAAGAGGCACGCTGGCAGCATTGGCAGGGAGGAAGAGACTGGAAACTGAGTAGCAGATCCGAGAAACCAAAATGCTCAGCAAATGAGGGCAGGTGGCATGGAGCTACTTCCCTGGGTCCAAGAGCCTAATTACCTTATTGTTCCATAAGTTCATGGCCTGCGgtcatcagggaaaataaaacactgactgggggtcagtcttttctgtttagaggaggctccctgaaacctccccctcccgggttcaagcgattctcctgcctcagcctcccgaatagctggaactataggcgcccgccaccactccccgctaatttttttttttttttttttttttttgtagagacggggtttcaccgtgttagccaggatggtctcgatctcctgacctcgcgatccgcccgcctcggcctcccaaagtgctgggattacaggcgtgagccaccgcgcccggcctcagctgGTTTTTCAAAAGTCATGGCGTGTAATTGTCAGAACAGTGAACTTCGGAGATCCACCGGAGGGGCGAGGCCACAGCTCAACCGCGGGCACCTGAGCATCCTGCACAGCCTGCGACGGCCATCAGGGGGCGCGATGCCGCCTCACAGAACCTCGAGAGGCGCCCGGGTTCCGGCACAGAAGCCCGGCGGCTCCAGGGGGCGGAGCCGAGCCGCCTCCTCAGGACCTACGTAGGAGGCGCCGTCATCCCTACAGGGACACCTGAGAggacccagcctcctcctcctcaggaccCACTCGGGAGACGCCGCTGGCTCTATAGGAACACCTGGGGACCGTGGCCAGGGACGacccagcctccttctcctcagcTCCTCAGGAACGACTGGGGAAGCTGTGGCTTCATGGTCCCCGAGGCTGCCCGAGGAAAGGTGAGGAAAAGCTTTCCGTCCCGGCTCAGTGCTGAGGCGGCCGCGCTGCCTCGCGCTCCACTTTctcaagttgtatttattttattttacaaagtggcCCATCATTAAGTGGCTTTGTTATTCATTATTACAGCATACCTGAGttgtctcatttttaaatttttgaccaatttgggtttgtttgggGTGGATCcgggacagagaagggagaaacccTGAGGGCAACATGGAGAGCCCCAGGGAGACGCGCACCCCACGACTTGCTTTTATTTGCGTTCCAGTGGCTCGTTTTTCTTAGAGTGTTaaagtacttgaaaaatattgaagaccAGATGTAGATGTGAGTTTTCACAACCGTATTTTAAGTGTAAATACTGGACTTTGTCTGTTAACAggattttaggtaaaataaatttaagcggAGTTTATTTCGGCAAAGGAATGGTTCATGAATCACGCAGGAAGCACCAGAACGGAAGTCGGCTTGGGGCTTCGAGCTCTTAGGGTGGCCCGTAAGTGAGGCTCCTCAGTGGCTCCAGCTAGGCGACCACCTGTGGTGGGGATGCTTCCCTCAGCGTCCCTAGTCATACAGCCAACTGGCTGCTGGGCTTTTTGGCATTGACTGTGGttggtttgtgaatttttttaagtcagttcaAATGCCTCCAAGTTCGGTTTCTGTTTGCTTAGGGAAGGCCTCAGGCTAACCCCCGCCGTATTTGCTTTAACATGTcaaaaccataatttatttttcattttactttcctggCATTAATAGAAGTAAATTCACATTTGTGCGTTATTCAGAAAGTCAGTTTAATTGGCAACCTATTTGTGATGgtgcataaaataatgtcttttaatcaTTGGCATCTTAGATTAGATGAAATATGTTAACTCTCTTAAGCTTTGTTATTAACCCATAACAAgagttaagtttctttttttctcctaggctttgaccatttaaaatacactcaGGCATCTCGTAACGATGTtatactttctgagaaatctgtccttaggtgatttcatctttGTGTGAACACTGTAGAGTGTCCTTATAAAACTTAGATGGTGTAGCCCACTCCACACCTAAGTTAcatagtatagcctattgctcccaggctacgaacctgtacagcatgtctctgtactgaatgctgtagtCAACCATAACACCATGGGGATTGTAGATTGTGatcccagaatatctgggacaggtctcagtcaatttagaaagcttattttgccaagattaaggacacgcccatgacacagcctcaagaggtcctgacGACGTGTGTCCAAGGTGGCCAGGGTAGAGcttgcttttgtacattttagggatacatgagatgtgtaagatgtacagtcATTTGGCCCAGTAAggcgggacaactggaagcaggaaGTGGGGGTGCTTCCAGGTCAGAAGTAGGTtagagacaaaaggttgcattcttttgaatccttcatcagccttccactgaatacacaatttagtctggctcaatgaatctgcatttttacataaataatagggcagaggaagcaatcagatatgcatctgtctcaggtgagggatgactttgagtgctgtctgtcctttgtccaaaaggaaattctttgtggGCAGATTGTGagtgaggtatgtagctttttgtctttgtagctatcttagttAGGAATAGAATGAGGGCAGATTTGCCTGACAtagctcccagcttgacttttcccttggcttagtgatttgggggtcctgagatttattttcctctcatgGTATCAGAACAGAGAAAAGGTAATGCGTTGAGCCATGAGCTTATGACAAGATGGCTaggaaggaatttttcagctccatttttatctcatgggaccaccatcatatgtaTGCAATGCACGAGTGTAAAATCACATTTAGTTAAGTCAGCTTACACTAAGCTATGGACCCAGATGGTCCTGGGGCCTTTTTCCACTGGGAGATCTTTAAGGACCTTTCTTAGCTTTTCTATGCTAATTGGTATATTCATAGTTGCCTTATTTCAGTGtccattttgttaatgtgtatttttactagTAAATCACCCATTTTTCTAGGTTTCCAGTTTGAtgcaattatttgacttttaatttctcctctgtttttagttttgtacataattttcctatctacttttgcactcttttttccatcaacaatatttttaaaatatactttttagctttttttgaagaattgttatgtttgacaattttttatgacctaatcatgaccgtaaatgatttttaattaatttcagcttaatgtcttttgtagggcacaactgttaaaatacaaaattacaacaaatgtggGTTTGCAGAtcttaattggcttttttttgtgGTTCTAGAATCAGGCAGCAGTCCAGACCAAAAATGGTTCAGAATGATCTGCCACACAACATGTGCGGGTTATATTtatagccagagaaaaaaagtgacatacagaaaacagaagtgaggtatagaggtggctggattggttacagaccTGGTTACAGCCTGGATTTGCCTTCTTGGAACTTGTTTTGAACAGCTGGCTGCCGGCCATTGACTGACACTCGGCTGATGTGATTGGCTGAACCGCCGCTATTTGTTACCATGATACATTCCCAAgtcagattttcagtttgtttctatactaaattaggttgcgattcttcttcttcttcttcccttttcttttttgaggcggagtctcgctcagtcgcccaggctggagtgcagtggcgcgatctcagctcacagcaagctccgcctcccgggttcatgccattctcctgtcccggcctcccgagtagctgggactgcaggctgccgccaccaagtccggctaatatttttgtatttttttttagtagagactgggcttcaccttgtaagccatgatggtctcgatttcctgacctcatgatccacccgtctcggcctcccaaagtgccgggattacaggcgtgaggcacggcGCCCTGCCGCGACTCTTTACAAGGACTCCTTGGGAGGCTTCTAAAGCCCAAATGTTGTTTGATGTAAGAATTCCTCCCTTTTGGTCAGCCTCTCAATTTTGAGATATTGATCAAAACTTTGGGCATTGGTGTCACTCTTTGTTATCGTTGTAAATTGAGTTATTAGGACTTATTTGCTTTCAGTGtggcattttcaagttttatttggtcTCAGTGCCCTCTGGGCAATAGCAGAACACTGTGTTGTGTAAGGCGGAAatagagcaatagaaaataacaactgaTTTGTTAATATCAGATTACTTCAAGTTACTTGTTTTGGTAAgaattaaagcagaggggacttcttTATGCTGACT
The Gorilla gorilla gorilla isolate KB3781 chromosome 10, NHGRI_mGorGor1-v2.1_pri, whole genome shotgun sequence genome window above contains:
- the LOC129526002 gene encoding putative protein FAM157B — its product is MGPLFSTIPGAHSGPMRPLPKKHVEPMAVQQLLLGNSTMIRHTCPMSVPLSRFLLCFANGFYKPVIRASSVASRAFPLHELWDSLPDDTRTLSQLKGQIHALECGESAWGHVLCRPWLRAPSSNKMLLSMGGGQRPMGLGSEFFRLLHDLHLLAFPTKCIWPATAIRGRDAASQNLERRPGSGTEARRLQGAEPSRLLRTYVGGAVIPTGTPERTQPPPPQDPLGRRRWLYRNTWGPWPGTTQPPSPQLLRNDWGSCGFMVPEAARGKVFQDSQEGAHIRRETVSKSVCAEPRSHQRARDPAPTNFPRRCQKQRGASTSSGQHEGRVNLVFFIGISGQPGGGAHPPRNCEQERLC